A window of the Henckelia pumila isolate YLH828 chromosome 3, ASM3356847v2, whole genome shotgun sequence genome harbors these coding sequences:
- the LOC140886493 gene encoding GDSL esterase/lipase CPRD49-like: MVGPSRPQIVLFGSSIVQMSFNVGGWGAILADLYNRKADVVLRGYAGWNSRNALQVLNQVFPQDAAVHPSLVIVYYGGNDAMHAHPSGLGPHVPLLEYVENMKKITLLLKSNCEDTRIIFLTSPPVHEAMIYDYYGDTFVSQARSNETCRTYAEALLGLGKHLDIKVINLWTALQNRDDWGKTYLLDGIHLSSEGSQIVVKEVLKVLQEAQWEPSLYWRSMPDEFSDYMDDLRAKTSQDCVVLNRISGSKMGWSN, encoded by the exons ATGGTGGGTCCGAGTCGGCCCCAGATTGTTCTGTTCGGGTCGTCCATTGTGCAGATGAGCTTCAACGTCGGAGGCTGGGGAGCCATTCTTGCTGACCTCTATAATAGGAAG GCAGACGTAGTATTGCGAGGATACGCTGGGTGGAATTCGAGGAACGCCCTTCAAGTTTTGAATCAGGTCTTCCCGCAG GATGCAGCTGTTCATCCTTCTCTGGTTATAGTATATTATGGTGGTAACGATGCGATGCATGCTCACCCGAGTGGATTAGGCCCTCATGTTCCTCTTCTCGAATACGTTGAAAACATGAAGAAAATCACCCTTCTTCTCAAG AGTAACTGTGAGGATACCAGGATCATTTTTCTTACTTCTCCCCCTGTGCACGAGGCGATGATCTACGATTATTACGG TGATACATTCGTTAGCCAAGCCCGATCAAATGAAACCTGCCGCACATATGCTGAAGCCTTGCTCGGACTGGGCAAACATTTGGATATCAAAGTCATCAATCTTTGGACCGCGCTTCAGAACAGAGACGACTGGGGAAAGACTTACTTATT GGATGGAATCCATCTGAGCTCTGAAGGAAGCCAGATAGTAGTGAAGGAGGTTTTGAAGGTACTCCAAGAGGCTCAATGGGAACCAAGCTTATATTGGAGGTCTATGCCAGATGAATTTTCAGACTACATGGATGATCTTCGTGCAAAAACTAGCCAAGACTGTGTCGTCTTGAACAGGATTTCCGGCTCGAAGATGGGGTGGAGTAATTAA
- the LOC140886494 gene encoding LIMR family protein At5g01460-like yields MGDFNLALFIVAKVVCIVVFIFNLYLLVNYQHPDDANQAYFPKFVVVLGLSVAAISILMLPADVANRQACRRSIYNGACALTLPMKDLWLAVYIVDAILVFFVIPFAMFYYEGDQDKSLFKRLKSALVWVIVTAVVCALVLGILYGLAGKVDFTVRHLSSATGPFPSSPSSWDFSSGQQCIGGGARQCAAYLASASSETTWTMRTTFPEYVVALATIVGSVLFTIFGGVGIACLPLGLIFSFFRRPKAVITRSQYIKEATEMGKKARELKKAADALHQEERSGEKGRKWRKNVKTVEKELLLLEEDVKALEEMYPQGEKAEASWALTVLGYLAKLVLGVFRVRSIGLIVSVAWIAHIVIYLLIDPPLSPFLNEVFIKLDDVWGLLGTAAFAFFCFYLLISVVAGAMMLGMKLVFITIHPMKWGATLMNSFLFNVGLILLSSISVIQFCATAFGYYAQATAAQEIFGHTLQSLRGIKYLYKYNVFQIAFIVLAGLTFIYYAAFGWRRKRPSGRFQLST; encoded by the exons ATGGGGGATTTCAATTTAGCCCTATTTATTGTGGCCAAAGTTGTTTGCATCGTGGTGTTCATTTTCAACCTGTACCTCCTCGTTAACTACCAGCACCCCGATGACGCCAACCAAGCCTATTTCCCCAAATTCGTGGTCGTTCTGGGCCTCTCCGTTGCTGCTATCTCCATTCTCATGCTCCCAGCTGACGTGGCCAACAGGCAGGCCTGCCGCCGCTCGATTTATAATGGAGCGTGTGCTCTGACCCTCCCGATGAAGGATTTGTGGCTCGCTGTCTACATTGTGGATGCCATTCTTGTTTTCTTCGTCATTCCGTTCGCTATGTTTTATTACGAAGGCGATCAAGACaa GAGTTTGTTTAAGCGGTTGAAAAGTGCACTGGTTTGGGTGATCGTGACAGCTGTTGTTTGTGCTCTTGTTCTGGGGATTTTATACG GGCTTGCTGGAAAGGTGGATTTTACTGTCAGGCATCTCTCCTCAGCAACTGGACCCTTTCCATCTTCTCCTTCTTCATGGGACTTTTCCAGTGGTCAACAGTGTATTGGTGGAGGAGCGAGACAG TGTGCCGCTTATTTAGCCAGCGCTTCATCTGAGACAACATGGACTATGCGCACTACCTTCCCAGAATATGTGGTTGCTCTCGCTACAATTGTTGGATCAGTGCTCTTTACT ATTTTTGGTGGTGTTGGCATTGCTTGCCTTCCATTAGGACTTATATTTTCCTTCTTCCGGCGTCCAAAGGCTGTTATCACTCGTTCACAGTATATCAAG GAAGCGACTGAAATGGGAAAAAAAGCAAGAGAACTGAAAAAAGCAGCTGATGCTCTTCATCAGGAGGAAAGGAGCGGTGAGAAGGGAAGAAAATGGCGCAAAAATGTTAAGACAGTAGAAAAG GAGTTACTTCTTTTGGAAGAAGATGTGAAGGCTTTGGAAGAGATGTATCCTCAAGGAGAAAAG GCTGAGGCATCTTGGGCTTTGACTGTTCTTGGCTACCTTGCCAAGCTGGTACTTGGTGTTTTTAGGGTTCGTTCCA TTGG GTTGATTGTTTCAGTGGCTTGGATTGCACATATTGTGATATATTTGCTGATTGATCCTCCTCTTTCCCCGTTTCTCAATGAGGTCTTCATCAAGTTGGATGATGTTTGGG GTCTTCTGGGAACTGCAGCATTCGCATTTTTTTGCTTCTATCTCTTAATATCCGTGGTTGCTGGGGCAATGATGCTTGGCATGAAATTAGTGTTCATTACGATCCATCCTATGAA GTGGGGTGCCACACTTATGAACTCATTTCTTTTTAACGTGGGACTCATTCTTCTTAGCTCAATCAG TGTAATTCAGTTCTGTGCCACTGCATTTGGATATTATGCCCAAGCTACTGCAGCTCAAGAAATTTTTGGTCACACCTTGCAATCACTTCGGGGAATCAAATACTTATATAA GTACAATGTGTTCCAAATTGCATTCATTGTTCTCGCGGGGCTCACATTTATTTATTATGCTGCCTTT GGATGGAGAAGAAAAAGGCCCAGTGGCAGGTTCCAACTCTCCACATAA